A genomic region of Pseudomonas sp. RSB 5.4 contains the following coding sequences:
- a CDS encoding TonB-dependent receptor, with translation MPFLPATANDLPANSDVLQTVTVEARRRSEDAQQVPTAMSVLGAQTLEEQRLYRLQDLQQAMPSVNVAFMHARQSSLSIRGLGNNPASDGLEGSAGIYLDNVYLGRPGMAVFDLLDVEQIELLRGPQGTLFGKNTTAGVLNITTRRPSFTPQGSLSTSVGEDGYTQNQASFSGPLNDTLAGRLAVYRTHENGYVNNEYDGHTLGGGVRQGARGQLLFQPNEDFNLRWLADYHEEDSSAGTRSLFSTGPTISGVNRYEQRAAAVGATLVSGRRVNLDADQSVKVFQGGTSLEANWNLPDGYTLTSISAYRWWDFTPRNDDELNVDVMHNVGQSARDKQYSQELRLASPVGEHFDYVLGAYYFRQEMNNSVFTDYGPLADTWNGTPQGALNNVTSVGHGNVDTDSFATFAQGTWHLTPRLDFTLGLRGTYERKLAEVTRNAPLGGSPVSGAAAGARAGRVGAYDSGDLSLYSFSPSALASLAWHVNDQVLGYASLSHGEKSGGVNLSVASAPVAGADSLLIGSERANDAELGIKTTLLDQRLLLNANLFWTVVHGYQTNAYDDVNLTSYLTNAGSVRSRGLELDSSWRPLRGLTINLNGSWNDVRYLSYEDAPCPAEIALRPGAPAACDLSGHAVVGASKWILNSNAAYQWNLEDGLQPYVSGSYAWRSHAVGTVDDSAQGQLPGYGLVNVATGVRGDWGRGQWDVSLWLKNAFDKTYYTTLWNSPNGAYTGVLGTPRTLGMTARYDF, from the coding sequence ATGCCGTTTTTGCCGGCAACGGCCAATGACCTGCCGGCCAATTCCGATGTGCTGCAGACGGTCACGGTTGAGGCCCGACGCCGCAGCGAAGATGCCCAGCAAGTGCCCACGGCGATGAGCGTGCTCGGCGCACAAACCCTTGAGGAACAGCGCCTGTATCGCTTGCAGGATTTGCAGCAGGCGATGCCCAGCGTCAACGTCGCGTTCATGCACGCGCGGCAATCGAGCCTGTCGATTCGCGGCTTGGGCAACAACCCGGCCAGCGACGGCCTGGAGGGCAGCGCCGGCATCTACCTGGACAACGTCTATCTCGGCCGTCCCGGCATGGCAGTGTTCGATTTGCTGGATGTCGAGCAGATCGAATTGCTGCGCGGCCCGCAAGGCACCTTGTTCGGCAAGAACACCACGGCCGGGGTGCTGAACATCACCACGCGCCGCCCATCGTTTACGCCGCAAGGCAGCCTCTCCACCTCGGTGGGCGAGGATGGCTACACGCAAAATCAGGCGAGTTTTTCCGGACCGCTCAATGACACGTTGGCGGGGCGCCTTGCGGTTTATCGCACTCATGAAAACGGCTACGTGAACAACGAGTACGACGGGCACACGCTGGGCGGCGGCGTTCGTCAGGGCGCGCGCGGGCAGTTGCTGTTCCAACCCAACGAGGACTTCAATCTGCGCTGGCTGGCTGATTATCACGAAGAGGATTCCAGCGCCGGCACACGTTCGTTGTTCAGCACCGGGCCGACCATCAGTGGCGTCAACCGCTACGAACAGCGTGCAGCGGCGGTCGGGGCAACGCTGGTCAGCGGTCGCCGGGTCAATCTGGACGCCGATCAGAGCGTCAAGGTGTTTCAGGGCGGTACTTCGCTGGAGGCGAACTGGAATCTGCCTGATGGCTACACGCTGACGTCGATCAGCGCTTATCGGTGGTGGGATTTCACCCCGCGCAATGATGACGAACTCAACGTTGATGTGATGCACAACGTCGGGCAGTCCGCTCGCGATAAACAGTACTCGCAGGAGCTGCGACTGGCCTCCCCGGTGGGGGAACATTTCGACTATGTGCTCGGTGCTTACTACTTCCGTCAGGAAATGAACAACAGCGTTTTCACCGACTACGGCCCTCTGGCAGATACCTGGAACGGCACCCCGCAAGGTGCATTGAACAACGTCACCAGCGTAGGGCATGGCAATGTCGATACCGACAGCTTCGCCACATTTGCTCAGGGCACCTGGCATTTGACCCCTCGCCTGGATTTCACTTTGGGCCTGCGCGGCACGTATGAGCGCAAGCTGGCAGAGGTCACCCGCAACGCGCCTTTGGGCGGCAGTCCGGTCAGCGGCGCCGCAGCGGGTGCCCGGGCCGGAAGGGTCGGCGCTTACGATTCCGGTGACTTGAGCCTGTACAGTTTCAGCCCATCGGCACTGGCAAGCCTTGCCTGGCATGTGAACGATCAGGTGCTGGGCTATGCGTCGCTGTCCCACGGCGAAAAGTCGGGTGGTGTGAACCTCAGCGTCGCCAGTGCCCCGGTCGCCGGTGCCGACTCATTGTTGATCGGCAGCGAAAGGGCCAACGACGCCGAGCTGGGCATCAAAACCACGTTGCTCGATCAACGCCTGTTGCTCAACGCCAACCTGTTCTGGACGGTGGTGCATGGCTATCAGACCAATGCCTACGACGACGTCAATCTCACCAGCTATCTGACCAATGCCGGCTCGGTACGCAGTCGCGGGCTGGAACTCGACAGCAGTTGGCGCCCGCTGCGGGGCCTGACGATCAACCTCAATGGATCATGGAACGATGTGCGTTATCTGTCTTACGAGGATGCCCCATGCCCGGCCGAGATCGCCTTGCGTCCGGGGGCGCCGGCGGCCTGCGATCTGAGCGGGCATGCCGTGGTGGGCGCGTCGAAATGGATCCTCAACAGCAACGCCGCCTACCAATGGAATCTGGAAGACGGCTTGCAGCCCTACGTCAGCGGTAGCTACGCGTGGCGTTCCCATGCAGTCGGTACGGTGGATGACTCTGCGCAAGGTCAGTTGCCGGGATACGGCCTGGTGAACGTCGCCACCGGTGTGCGCGGCGACTGGGGCAGGGGGCAGTGGGACGTTTCGCTGTGGCTGAAAAACGCCTTCGACAAGACGTACTACACGACGCTGTGGAACTCACCCAACGGTGCGTATACCGGCGTGCTGGGTACGCCGCGAACCCTGGGAATGACCGCGCGTTATGATTTCTGA
- a CDS encoding aryl-sulfate sulfotransferase — MPAVQTTTLKRQKTGLIAVDHARSAGGYTLFAPQTADGQVFLIDLDGEIVHRWKLPQRPGRDAVILRNGNLGYNGNHTDSPDLFPGWSVWHGGAFSEVTPEGEVVWEHTDLLHHHDAQWLDNGHLLYTTAEPLSADLARRVLGGIPGSEAPGGVIYADVVKEVDRQGNVVWEWRSWEHLRPEDYPLHECFERHHWPMTNAVTPGRDGKVILSLRSVSSVIAVQRGSGEVLWRLGHDLVAQQHCPSELENGNVLVFDNGIFRPHISMPHSRIVEINPATQCIEWQYADTPGYAFFTPFMGGAQRLHNGNTLVTEANFGRLFEVTQAGEVVWEYVNPHFASYPDAPSRRYLPGENNAIFRAHRYQRQDLPWLRD; from the coding sequence ATGCCTGCTGTGCAAACCACCACGCTCAAACGCCAGAAGACCGGCCTGATCGCTGTCGATCATGCCCGCAGTGCCGGCGGCTATACCTTGTTCGCCCCGCAAACGGCGGACGGCCAAGTGTTTTTGATCGACCTTGACGGCGAGATCGTCCATCGCTGGAAACTGCCTCAGCGCCCGGGCCGCGACGCAGTGATCCTGCGCAACGGCAACCTTGGCTACAACGGCAACCATACCGATTCGCCTGACCTGTTTCCGGGCTGGTCGGTGTGGCACGGCGGTGCGTTCAGCGAAGTCACCCCCGAAGGCGAGGTGGTCTGGGAGCACACCGATCTGCTGCATCACCACGACGCGCAATGGCTGGATAACGGCCACCTGCTGTACACCACCGCCGAGCCCTTGAGTGCGGATCTGGCCCGGCGTGTGCTCGGTGGTATTCCCGGCAGCGAGGCGCCGGGCGGGGTGATCTATGCCGACGTGGTCAAGGAGGTCGACCGTCAGGGCAACGTGGTCTGGGAGTGGCGCAGTTGGGAGCACCTGCGTCCCGAGGATTACCCGTTGCACGAATGCTTCGAGCGTCATCACTGGCCGATGACCAACGCCGTGACGCCGGGGCGCGACGGCAAGGTGATTCTCAGCCTGCGCAGCGTTTCCTCAGTGATTGCCGTGCAACGTGGCAGCGGTGAAGTGCTGTGGCGTCTGGGGCACGATCTGGTCGCGCAACAGCATTGCCCGAGCGAACTGGAAAACGGCAATGTTCTGGTGTTCGACAACGGCATCTTCCGCCCCCACATCAGCATGCCGCACTCGCGCATTGTTGAAATCAACCCGGCCACCCAATGCATCGAATGGCAATACGCCGACACGCCGGGCTACGCGTTCTTCACGCCGTTCATGGGCGGCGCGCAACGTCTGCACAACGGCAACACGCTGGTGACCGAGGCTAACTTCGGTCGGTTGTTCGAGGTCACCCAGGCCGGCGAAGTGGTGTGGGAATACGTCAATCCGCACTTCGCCAGCTATCCCGATGCGCCATCGCGACGCTACTTGCCGGGCGAGAACAACGCGATATTCCGTGCGCACCGTTATCAGCGTCAGGACCTTCCATGGCTGCGTGACTGA
- a CDS encoding ABC transporter substrate-binding protein: protein MPIKTAAAKHPLTARLKALLCCAALLLTPAVSAIAGPLKMGDQSGLIQALLHAAGEDQDLAYGLSWHPFLAGTTLLEALSAGAIDVGVVGNAPPVFAQAGGYAVRIIGVASGAQNNNALLVPEGSEVRSVADLRGKRIAVAKGTSGHYLLLAALHQAGLTPREVSIAYVSPVDAQNAFAGGKLDAWSVWYPFVGQATSRGARILLDGSAWPETGLNFTVASQPALDDPERAGQVSDLLARLARAQNWATAHPEDWARVFAQTTRLPVELVREMLAHQNLRYVRIEPSVIASQQRLADMFATERLIPHPLQVEQMFDDRFNPVLPTP, encoded by the coding sequence ATGCCGATAAAAACTGCTGCTGCCAAGCATCCGCTAACCGCGCGCCTGAAAGCGCTGCTGTGCTGCGCCGCGTTGTTGCTGACCCCGGCAGTTTCTGCCATCGCCGGGCCGTTGAAGATGGGTGATCAGAGCGGTTTGATTCAGGCATTGCTGCACGCGGCGGGCGAGGATCAGGATCTGGCCTACGGGTTGTCGTGGCATCCGTTTCTCGCCGGGACCACGCTGCTCGAAGCGCTGAGCGCCGGGGCGATCGACGTCGGTGTGGTGGGCAACGCGCCGCCAGTGTTTGCCCAGGCCGGCGGCTACGCGGTGCGGATCATCGGCGTGGCCAGCGGTGCGCAAAACAACAATGCGCTGTTGGTGCCCGAAGGCTCCGAGGTGCGCAGTGTGGCTGACCTCAGAGGCAAGCGAATCGCAGTCGCCAAAGGCACCAGCGGTCATTATCTGTTGTTGGCCGCGCTGCATCAGGCCGGCCTCACACCGCGTGAGGTGAGCATTGCCTATGTCAGCCCGGTGGACGCGCAGAACGCTTTTGCCGGCGGCAAACTCGATGCCTGGTCGGTGTGGTATCCCTTCGTCGGTCAGGCGACTTCGCGGGGAGCGCGAATTCTGCTTGATGGCAGCGCCTGGCCGGAAACCGGTCTGAACTTCACCGTTGCCAGCCAGCCTGCACTGGATGATCCCGAGCGCGCAGGGCAGGTGAGTGATCTGCTGGCCAGGCTGGCCCGTGCTCAGAACTGGGCCACGGCCCATCCTGAAGACTGGGCCCGGGTGTTCGCGCAAACCACGCGGCTTCCCGTCGAGCTGGTGCGTGAAATGCTCGCTCATCAGAACCTGCGGTACGTGCGAATTGAGCCTTCAGTCATTGCCTCGCAGCAGCGTCTGGCGGACATGTTTGCCACCGAACGCCTGATCCCCCATCCGCTGCAGGTTGAGCAAATGTTCGACGACCGCTTCAACCCCGTGCTGCCCACGCCCTGA
- a CDS encoding helix-turn-helix domain-containing protein encodes MSRPAVPLHAKHPSFAAMSDIPRTVVVLAFDDLLLLNAAGPLEVFAAIPRVLAGDFTANPPYRLLVASPQGGQVMSISGITVTTCSLGQIDQMAALIDTLIVAGGPGMAALEADQQACDWLRRRAPDIRRLCSIGTGSFALAAAGLLDGRKVVTHWKFADELQARYPSVQCQTDALYLHDGNLWTCGGATAGIDLALGLVEQDLGAHAALALARYFTVFLWRSAEQPQLSAPLNAQSKALRTDPDVRLARLHGWIAANLNGDLRVERLAEQFGMSPRHFARAYVAATGETPAQAVENLRLEAATWLLKTTREPIKRIAETVGFGREERMRRAFQKHLGCSPNAYRSQTNAPLAGPRQTSTVTIALEGLAR; translated from the coding sequence ATGTCGAGGCCCGCCGTGCCGCTCCATGCCAAACACCCCTCCTTTGCTGCCATGTCGGACATCCCGCGCACCGTCGTGGTATTGGCGTTCGATGATCTGCTGTTGCTCAATGCGGCGGGGCCGCTTGAGGTGTTTGCCGCGATACCGCGAGTGCTGGCCGGAGACTTCACGGCAAATCCGCCCTATCGGTTGCTGGTCGCTTCACCGCAGGGTGGCCAGGTCATGTCGATCTCGGGCATTACCGTGACGACCTGTTCACTTGGGCAGATCGACCAGATGGCTGCGTTGATCGACACGTTGATCGTCGCGGGCGGCCCGGGCATGGCCGCGCTGGAAGCCGACCAGCAAGCCTGCGACTGGTTGCGTCGTCGCGCACCAGACATCCGCCGGCTCTGCTCGATCGGTACCGGCAGCTTTGCCCTTGCCGCCGCGGGACTGCTGGATGGCCGCAAGGTCGTGACCCACTGGAAGTTCGCTGACGAGTTGCAGGCGCGTTATCCGTCAGTGCAATGCCAGACCGATGCGCTTTACCTGCATGACGGCAACCTCTGGACCTGCGGTGGTGCCACGGCCGGTATCGACCTGGCGCTCGGCCTGGTCGAACAGGATCTGGGCGCCCACGCGGCGTTGGCGCTGGCTCGCTACTTCACGGTGTTTTTGTGGCGCAGCGCCGAGCAACCGCAACTCAGTGCTCCACTCAACGCCCAGTCCAAGGCGCTGCGCACCGATCCGGATGTACGTCTGGCACGTTTGCATGGGTGGATTGCGGCAAATCTGAACGGCGATTTGCGCGTGGAGCGGCTGGCCGAACAGTTCGGCATGAGCCCGCGGCACTTTGCTCGCGCCTATGTCGCCGCGACCGGTGAGACTCCGGCGCAAGCCGTGGAGAACCTGCGCCTGGAGGCGGCGACCTGGTTGCTCAAGACCACCCGCGAGCCGATCAAGCGAATCGCCGAAACCGTTGGCTTTGGTCGGGAAGAACGCATGCGCCGAGCCTTTCAGAAGCATTTGGGCTGCAGCCCGAACGCTTATCGCAGTCAGACCAATGCCCCGCTGGCCGGGCCTCGCCAGACAAGCACCGTGACCATCGCCCTTGAGGGACTGGCCCGCTAA
- a CDS encoding DUF2252 family protein: MKTPRPSERLEPLSQLRNLKMARSAHAYVRGSTVQFYEWLHSQPGRNLPKGPAVWICGDCHAGNLGPTGDLKGRIDIHIRDLDQTVIGNPAHDLVRLALSLATAARGSDLPGVATARMLEEMMRGYEQAFEDDVDKEPPRPAQVKAGMRSAVQRTWKHLAQERIENTKPTIPLGKHFWSLSREERSALKSLCATPDVHTLVTSLKGRSKDDRVKMLDSAYWVKGCSSLGLKRYAVLLGVGEGDDQEFCLLDIKEAVAAAAPRVARAAMPRDNGKRVVEGARFLSPGLGNRMIATRVLDHGFFIRELLPQDMKLELDQLSQTDAMLAAGYLARVVGLAHARQMDMSTRASWMRELQACRSKTLDAPSWLWTSVVQLVGKHEKGYLEHCRRYALEH; encoded by the coding sequence ATGAAAACCCCACGGCCCTCCGAACGTCTCGAACCACTGTCACAACTGCGCAATCTGAAAATGGCCCGTTCCGCGCATGCCTATGTGCGCGGCAGTACGGTGCAGTTTTATGAGTGGCTGCACAGCCAGCCGGGCCGCAACCTGCCTAAGGGGCCGGCGGTATGGATCTGCGGCGATTGTCACGCCGGCAATCTTGGGCCGACGGGCGATCTCAAGGGGCGGATCGACATCCACATTCGCGATCTCGACCAAACGGTTATCGGCAATCCTGCGCACGATCTGGTCCGTCTGGCGCTGTCACTGGCCACGGCCGCCCGTGGCTCGGATCTGCCCGGCGTGGCCACCGCGCGCATGCTGGAAGAGATGATGCGCGGCTATGAGCAGGCGTTTGAAGACGATGTCGACAAAGAGCCGCCAAGACCCGCGCAAGTGAAGGCCGGCATGCGCAGCGCCGTGCAGCGCACGTGGAAGCATCTGGCGCAGGAACGCATCGAGAACACCAAACCGACCATTCCGCTGGGCAAGCATTTCTGGTCGCTGTCACGTGAAGAACGCAGCGCGCTGAAGTCGCTTTGCGCAACGCCTGACGTCCATACGCTGGTGACGTCATTGAAAGGCCGCTCGAAGGATGATCGGGTGAAGATGCTCGATTCAGCCTATTGGGTCAAAGGCTGCAGCTCGCTGGGGCTCAAGCGTTATGCGGTGTTGCTGGGCGTGGGCGAGGGCGACGATCAGGAATTTTGCCTGCTGGATATCAAGGAGGCAGTTGCCGCCGCCGCCCCCCGGGTGGCCCGTGCGGCGATGCCGCGCGACAACGGCAAACGTGTGGTCGAAGGTGCGCGGTTTCTCTCGCCGGGCCTGGGCAACCGGATGATCGCCACCCGCGTGCTCGATCACGGCTTCTTCATCCGCGAACTGCTGCCTCAGGACATGAAACTGGAACTCGACCAGTTGAGCCAGACCGACGCGATGCTCGCCGCCGGTTATCTGGCCCGCGTCGTGGGGCTGGCCCATGCCCGGCAGATGGACATGAGCACCCGTGCCTCATGGATGCGTGAACTACAAGCGTGTCGCTCGAAGACACTCGATGCGCCGTCGTGGTTGTGGACCAGTGTCGTGCAGTTGGTGGGCAAACATGAGAAAGGTTATCTGGAACATTGCCGGCGTTATGCGCTGGAGCATTGA
- a CDS encoding ATP-binding protein — protein sequence MIRRFLRRDPLSRRIALTIVAAMLASLALNFLFVEVAGTWARPPIERTGLLEQIAATVKVIEAAPAPLRAQLAQAASGPTQGVRWSAQRADLGLPTGGTPLIADKTSGLHQLLGDERDIRVFNPADWPSGSPLARYAALIQLPDASWLLFSSPERSWGLDIGTRIAIIIALGLIATVLVAWLATQQLAKPLQRFASAARRFGGDLRAPPINVEGPDEIRQAIIAFNTMQAQIQHYISERTHMLASISHDLRAPLTRMRLRSEFMEDLDHQSKLIRDIEEMQSMINAALAFFREDTQPEQSTAFDLSELLQTIIDDYRDQNIAIDFNGPAHLVYEGRPLGIKRVIVNLLENAEKYAQQPAIALSSDGYSVCIDVSDDGPGIPEALLQRVFDPFFRLETSRNRETGGVGLGLSAARAIVREQGGELTLSNRSSGGLLARVELPL from the coding sequence ATGATCCGTCGATTCCTGCGCCGTGATCCGTTGAGTCGGCGGATTGCCCTGACCATCGTCGCGGCCATGCTCGCTTCGCTGGCACTCAATTTTCTGTTCGTGGAGGTTGCCGGGACCTGGGCGCGACCACCGATTGAACGCACCGGGTTGCTGGAGCAGATTGCCGCAACCGTCAAGGTGATTGAGGCAGCCCCGGCGCCTTTGCGCGCGCAACTGGCGCAAGCGGCCAGCGGCCCGACGCAGGGTGTGCGGTGGAGTGCGCAACGCGCCGACCTCGGATTGCCCACAGGTGGTACGCCGCTCATCGCCGACAAGACGTCCGGGTTGCATCAGTTGTTGGGCGATGAGCGAGACATTCGGGTGTTCAATCCCGCTGACTGGCCGAGCGGCAGTCCGCTGGCCCGTTACGCGGCGCTGATTCAACTGCCGGATGCCAGCTGGTTGCTGTTCTCTTCGCCCGAGCGCTCCTGGGGCCTGGACATCGGCACGCGCATCGCAATCATCATCGCTCTGGGCCTGATTGCCACCGTGCTGGTGGCCTGGCTTGCCACGCAGCAACTGGCCAAGCCGCTGCAGCGTTTCGCCAGCGCCGCCCGCCGCTTTGGCGGTGATCTGCGCGCGCCGCCGATCAACGTCGAAGGCCCGGACGAGATCCGCCAGGCAATCATCGCGTTCAATACCATGCAGGCGCAGATTCAGCACTACATCAGCGAGCGCACGCACATGCTGGCGTCGATTTCCCACGATTTGCGCGCACCGTTGACCCGCATGCGCCTGCGCAGCGAGTTCATGGAGGATCTTGATCACCAGAGCAAACTGATCCGCGACATCGAAGAAATGCAGTCGATGATCAACGCGGCACTGGCGTTCTTTCGTGAAGACACCCAGCCGGAGCAAAGCACCGCGTTCGACCTGTCGGAGTTGCTGCAGACCATCATCGACGACTACCGCGACCAGAACATCGCGATCGATTTCAACGGCCCGGCGCATCTGGTCTATGAGGGCCGGCCGCTGGGGATCAAGCGGGTGATCGTCAACCTGCTGGAAAACGCCGAGAAGTATGCGCAGCAGCCCGCCATAGCCCTGAGCAGCGACGGCTACAGCGTCTGCATCGACGTCAGCGACGATGGGCCGGGGATCCCCGAAGCGTTGTTGCAGCGGGTGTTCGATCCGTTTTTCCGCCTGGAAACTTCGCGCAACCGTGAAACCGGTGGTGTCGGGCTCGGGTTGTCGGCGGCGCGGGCAATCGTGCGGGAGCAGGGCGGCGAATTGACATTGAGCAATCGCAGTAGCGGTGGCTTGCTGGCCCGGGTGGAATTGCCGCTGTAA
- a CDS encoding response regulator has product MSRLLIVDDDVEILALLKKFFVQHAYEVDVAADGAAMWAAIAQQRPDTIILDLMLPGEGGLSLCQKVRAQMGIPIIMLTAMGELSDRIVGLELGADDYVTKPFAPRELLARLRAVQRRAGEQVSPASEPSRPVIAFAGWHLDITCRELRSPENVMIPLSGGEFDLLVVFLEHPQRILTREQLIDLSRGQGHDAFDRSIDVQVSRLRRKIEPDSKRPDLIRTVRNGGYMFTAKVTRS; this is encoded by the coding sequence GTGAGCAGACTGCTGATCGTCGACGATGACGTGGAAATTCTCGCCCTGCTGAAGAAGTTCTTCGTCCAGCACGCCTACGAGGTCGATGTCGCCGCTGACGGCGCAGCGATGTGGGCGGCGATTGCGCAGCAGCGCCCGGACACGATCATTCTCGACCTGATGCTGCCCGGCGAAGGTGGCCTGAGCCTGTGCCAGAAAGTGCGGGCGCAGATGGGCATTCCGATCATCATGCTGACCGCCATGGGCGAATTGAGCGACCGGATTGTCGGCCTCGAACTGGGCGCCGATGACTACGTCACCAAACCGTTCGCCCCGCGTGAATTGCTGGCTCGCCTGCGCGCCGTGCAGCGTCGCGCCGGTGAGCAGGTCAGCCCCGCGAGCGAGCCGTCACGGCCGGTGATCGCCTTCGCCGGTTGGCATCTGGACATCACCTGTCGCGAGCTGCGCTCCCCGGAAAACGTGATGATTCCGCTGTCCGGTGGCGAGTTCGATCTGCTGGTGGTGTTTCTCGAACACCCGCAGCGCATCCTCACCCGCGAGCAACTGATCGACTTGTCTCGCGGTCAGGGCCACGACGCCTTTGATCGCAGCATCGACGTGCAGGTCAGCCGCCTGCGCCGCAAGATCGAACCGGACAGCAAGCGCCCGGATCTGATTCGCACGGTGCGCAACGGCGGTTACATGTTCACCGCAAAGGTCACTCGTTCATGA
- a CDS encoding DUF3313 domain-containing protein — translation MRSHCLMTLLCTASLSMSACSNKKVEPEKPRGFLRDYSVLSERQSPSGQPVLSWVSPALARGRYTQVYLAPSQIYPKTEPTQRIPLSTLSGVTDYYDAALRLELGKVAQLVSRPGPNTLTVRPAITRVAASTQGLRFYEWLPVTLVAAGVSTATGIRDQDSEITTEVSFEDGSTGEVVAEVVGKGTGMPLENDKQVLTADDVKAVLDGWAGDLGQAYLAIRR, via the coding sequence ATGAGAAGTCATTGCCTGATGACCTTGCTCTGCACCGCGTCCTTGAGCATGTCGGCCTGCAGCAATAAAAAGGTCGAACCCGAGAAGCCTCGCGGTTTTCTGCGTGACTACAGCGTGCTGAGCGAACGCCAGTCGCCTTCAGGGCAGCCTGTTCTGAGCTGGGTCAGCCCGGCATTGGCCCGGGGGCGTTACACTCAGGTGTACCTGGCGCCCAGCCAGATTTACCCCAAGACCGAGCCGACTCAACGGATTCCGCTCAGCACGCTTTCCGGTGTGACCGATTACTACGACGCGGCCCTGCGGCTCGAACTGGGCAAGGTGGCACAACTGGTATCCAGGCCAGGCCCGAATACGCTGACCGTCAGACCGGCGATCACCCGGGTGGCCGCCAGCACCCAGGGCCTGCGCTTTTATGAATGGCTACCGGTGACGCTGGTCGCTGCGGGTGTGAGCACCGCCACCGGCATTCGCGATCAGGACAGCGAAATCACCACCGAAGTCTCCTTCGAAGACGGCTCGACCGGCGAAGTGGTCGCCGAAGTCGTGGGCAAAGGCACCGGAATGCCACTGGAAAACGACAAGCAGGTGCTGACTGCCGATGACGTCAAGGCTGTTCTCGATGGTTGGGCCGGCGACCTGGGCCAGGCATACCTGGCGATCCGCCGCTAG
- a CDS encoding amino acid transporter — protein MSVPDQQAWQPWTPEQLAQRLKHVSRPWCVVGGWALDLWLGRSTRAHSDLEFTLLRDDFQRFRQALAELDFYTVRDGELAFLPVGQTPGAEIFQVWGYDAVAHVWRVDLMLESGTTDTWVYKRDPSIVYPRAAMVALSDTGTPYLRPAAILLFKAKYTRPKDQTDFSQALPNLSREDRKWLVQHLARLHPEHEWIQRLQTTEKYSRPNE, from the coding sequence ATGAGCGTACCGGATCAACAAGCATGGCAGCCGTGGACGCCCGAGCAATTGGCGCAACGCCTGAAACACGTCTCGCGCCCGTGGTGCGTGGTGGGCGGATGGGCGCTGGATTTATGGCTGGGCCGGTCAACCCGTGCGCACAGCGATCTGGAGTTCACCCTCCTGCGGGACGACTTTCAGCGCTTCCGGCAAGCGCTGGCCGAGCTGGACTTCTATACCGTCCGGGACGGTGAACTGGCGTTTTTACCAGTGGGGCAGACGCCAGGCGCGGAGATTTTTCAGGTGTGGGGATATGATGCCGTTGCCCATGTCTGGCGAGTAGATCTGATGCTTGAATCTGGCACGACCGATACGTGGGTCTATAAAAGAGATCCGTCGATTGTCTATCCACGCGCGGCGATGGTGGCACTGAGTGATACGGGGACTCCCTATCTCAGGCCTGCGGCGATTCTGCTGTTCAAGGCCAAATACACGCGTCCCAAGGATCAAACCGATTTCAGTCAGGCATTGCCGAATTTATCTCGCGAAGACCGGAAATGGCTGGTGCAACATTTGGCTCGGTTGCATCCCGAGCATGAGTGGATTCAACGATTGCAAACGACTGAAAAATACTCCCGACCCAACGAATGA
- a CDS encoding YhfL family protein codes for MKSIFKATIAITVVTGVALLSGCTGQVYNQPKNCTYDYLFHPSVSVSKIIGGCGPVDKLPQ; via the coding sequence ATGAAAAGCATTTTCAAGGCAACGATCGCCATCACTGTTGTCACCGGCGTCGCACTGCTGTCGGGCTGCACCGGCCAGGTCTACAACCAACCGAAGAATTGCACCTACGATTACCTGTTCCACCCTTCGGTTTCGGTCTCGAAAATCATTGGTGGCTGCGGTCCGGTAGACAAGCTGCCGCAATAA